Proteins encoded within one genomic window of Salinisphaera sp. T31B1:
- a CDS encoding integrating conjugative element protein translates to MRSIDRTLLCALIAGLAPLAVAQAKLTVVADHGGQSARSYYAPIAGAGVDEQHAYSARAEAMSRGPVREADMLPVHSDRLSPGSVRARHLTLPAGMTPFFIIGADPLSLRWLKQRGDRLRDLHAVGLVVNVDSATQLKQLRRIGKGLVLRPVAGNDIAARLDLAHYPLLITPQGVQQ, encoded by the coding sequence ATGCGCTCGATTGATCGGACGCTGTTATGCGCTTTGATCGCCGGCCTGGCGCCGCTGGCCGTCGCCCAGGCCAAGCTCACCGTGGTCGCCGACCACGGCGGACAATCGGCGCGGTCCTACTACGCCCCGATTGCCGGGGCCGGGGTCGACGAGCAACACGCCTACAGCGCCCGGGCCGAGGCGATGAGCCGCGGCCCCGTGCGCGAAGCCGACATGCTGCCGGTCCACTCGGACCGGCTCTCGCCCGGCTCGGTGCGCGCGCGACACCTGACGCTGCCGGCGGGCATGACCCCGTTTTTCATCATCGGCGCCGATCCACTGTCGTTGCGTTGGCTGAAACAACGGGGCGACCGCTTGCGGGATCTGCACGCCGTGGGCCTGGTCGTCAACGTCGATTCCGCGACCCAACTGAAACAGCTGCGCCGCATAGGCAAAGGCCTCGTGCTGCGGCCGGTGGCCGGTAACGACATCGCGGCCCGCCTGGACCTAGCGCACTACCCCCTCCTCATCACGCCCCAGGGCGTTCAGCAATGA